The Macrobrachium rosenbergii isolate ZJJX-2024 chromosome 12, ASM4041242v1, whole genome shotgun sequence region AAACGAAGACTGCCCTCACTCGCTCGCTTCGTGGTGCTTTTGCTGCTCTGAAAATAAAATCCTGTCGGGACGTTGACGCCATAACATGACGACGAGTCTAATGGTGATGGGAATGTGGATGTAGTTAGTTAATGTTCAGGCACTTCTCAGTATCGCAGCAATCTCTCGTTGTTCGCTCTTCGCGCGCCCTTCCTTCTCAGGCATTATTGGTTGTCATCCATACGTGCACAAAGCTGTAGCgaccccttctcctctctctctctctctctctctctctctctctctctctctctctctctctctctctcatatatatatatatatatatatatatatatatatatatatatatatatatatatatatatataatataacatactgtatgtgtatatatacatgtgtatatatatatacatgtgtgtgtttgtgttttcaatAGGATATGCAAATTTAGATATGAAAATCCAAGTTCGCCTGTCTGTGGTAGTATGAAGGTTAGAAAGCATTGTAGAAACAAACATCTGACCAGGTAACCGCCCTCAGTGCTTGCTTTCATTATAAATTTGTTTCAAACTATCCTTGGTCCAGGCCCACAGTTTGAAGCTTTAGCGAGTTCCATTAATAAGCAAGTTTACTTCCCGACACTGTCGTTCGAGTTTCGAGATTTTTAAGCCTTGAATCTTTTAGTGCTCCAAGTGACTTCAACAACAATAAGGTTATCAATTAGTGTTTCCTGTCTTTCAGCATTTCCGTCGTCTTTAGTCTCCATAATAAATGACGGCTATTGATTTACCTCTTGTCGGGTCCGACGACCTTTCACCGTTACATTTTGGAAGTTGAAATTTTGGTccacgcgcgcgcacgcatatatatatatatatatatatatatatatatatatatatatatatatatgtgtgtgtgtgtgtgtgtgtgtgtgtgtgtgtgtgtgtgtgtgtatgtatgtatatatatatatatatatatatatatatatatatatatatatatatatatatatatatatactgtatggtggaataccacaggaaaatatcaGATGGAAGCGCCTTCTCGTATATTTCTCATCGTCGTAAATAAATATGTGGCACACTAAGTCAGGTCAGAAATTAGACCTTCGACCACCCATCACACTGACGTCTGTCGACACACTCTACACTCTTCTATACCATGGTAGCAATAATTATAGGCGTTTATCATAAAAGAACTGTTCCCCCAAAAGTTGAagtatatacacaggtatatgcAAAACGTTGTAGATATTGCAATTAAGGTGTCTACGAGTCTGTATCAGAACTTGGAGGACCTGAAGTTCGCATGTTCTCAATATTTCAATGGTTAAATGTGTCACGGTTTTTCTTCAATAGCCAGATGTGTCTCGTTATTTCAGTAGCTAAATGTGTCTCGTTATGTCAATAGCTAAAAGTTTCGATATTGCAATAGCTAATTGTATCGATATTCCAATGGCTGAATGCGTCTCGATATTTCAGTAGCTAAATGTGTCTCGATATTGCAGTAACTTACGTGTCTAGAAAGTATAAGTACCTGTTATAGGAAACTCGTGTTGTGATATTTGAGCAGCCTCATGCGTTAATCATAGTGCAGTATCGTGATCTTAGTTTGACGTCATTGATTTCGTTTGCCATTGCAAATAAAGGGAAGACATTGCGTGTAGTCAATGTTGCCCTTGGGAAAGGCTGGGTGGGTATGCGGGCGGGGCCGGGGTTACGGTGTTCAGGACCATTTCACATGCTCATCACGTGATGGGGGATGCGTCATTCAATTCTTCTATTCGATTTAGTCATCACAAATCTGTTGGTATTCTAGTGAGGTTTTGAAATACCACATAATGTTGTCCTTATCTCAGATATTTGCACAGTGCAAAGACATTTATTGGGATATCAAACTATAAATAATTGTGTGACTTAGTACGAGGTTACGGGAACGGGATGGGTTGTGTGGGGCGGAGGCGGGGAGACAAGTAGGCGCCGTGCTGTCTAGCATGTACCATGAACATGCAGCCTTTGACCTTAATATAGTACCATTCCTTTCACCGCTCTTCATGCTGTTGGATATTGTTAGGAAAGTCTGCTAGAACTTATGGTTTTATGCCACagaaaaaaagaacgaaattGCATCATCTCATTTAACCAGAGTGTATTTAacgatttttgtttttgaagtgaCTATGGATATGTGGGAAATGGTATTATGTTCAATGATCTGTAAGTTCATGTGTTGAATACATATTGTTCTCGTATCCAGCACTGAACATTAATACGGCTGTATTTGCAGAGACCAACTGGGCCAGCATCACTTCCAGCCTCTGCAAGTGCAAAGCCCTTGTGCGAAGGAGCCAGGGAACATGAGAGGTCCACACTGCCAAGGAACAGAGTGCCTGATGACTTTGAAGCTGTGCAGACTTTGCTGTCCTTCTCACAGCAGCATGTGATGAAACATGACAGCAACTTTGCCCATACTGCACATTCATATTTCCCTCCCTCCCCGCCATCATCGCAAGGAAGTATATCGCCAATGTATCATTCACTGGAGTCGGATGCAGAAGAGTCTAATGACCACACGCtacacaaaaagagaaagttttcagATTCAGACTTAGAAAAGGTATATATTTGTTCAAGGATGTGTCAGAGTTCATAATGCTCACACACATTTAGTTCAGATTCTCTTCATATTTGAGTCACTCTCTTACACTGTCTGCTATAGATGTATAACCTGAAAACATTTCTTGatcataacaaataagaaaacttcaCCATTATTTGGTAGACAATATAATGAACCATGTTCTCTGTCATTTCAGGTACTGACGAATCAAACGCCGCCCCATATGCCATGCACGCCCCCCCGTTCTCCCAGTCCTTCCTTTGCTGGGTATTGTTCGAGGTCTTCAACGCCCGGCTCTTTGGCAGGAGTTCCAGTATCCGTGATTGTGAAAGCAACGAGACAgccaaagcaaaatgaaaataaatgtgctgTTGTGGAGCCTCTCAAATCTCCCCCACATCGTATCGTGCACACTGCTCAGGAGCAAATCTTTGTATGCTCTAAGGATACTGATCGTGAATTGGATGTATCCTCTGTTGCTGAAAGTTCCAGCTCAATACCTGTTCTCCCTCTAGCAAGTGTTGAGCCTACCTCTAAAACCATGTCAAAAGGAATGCAAAATTGCAATAAGCTCGTAGCAATAGCACCAAAGATACCATCTGTGATCCCAGTTAAACCTGGTACTCCCATTATTTTGGCCCAAGTGAATGGACCATCAACAATGATTCCAGTGTCCAACCCCGGAATAACTCATCTAATTGTAGCTCCTCAAGGAAGTCAAATTTCTTCCAGTGTTTTTTCACCATTGTTCATTTCCACTGGTCCA contains the following coding sequences:
- the LOC136843743 gene encoding Krueppel-like factor 7, whose product is MKKQIMYKHSLPSMQDWENKRPTGPASLPASASAKPLCEGAREHERSTLPRNRVPDDFEAVQTLLSFSQQHVMKHDSNFAHTAHSYFPPSPPSSQGSISPMYHSLESDAEESNDHTLHKKRKFSDSDLEKVLTNQTPPHMPCTPPRSPSPSFAGYCSRSSTPGSLAGVPVSVIVKATRQPKQNENKCAVVEPLKSPPHRIVHTAQEQIFVCSKDTDRELDVSSVAESSSSIPVLPLASVEPTSKTMSKGMQNCNKLVAIAPKIPSVIPVKPGTPIILAQVNGPSTMIPVSNPGITHLIVAPQGSQISSSVFSPLFISTGPVQANQEDRRKTFECPFPDCDKTYYKSSHLKSHMRSHTGEKPYKCSWEGCERRFARSDELSRHKRTHTGEKKFGCPSCSAKFMRSDHLSKHMKRHALRRIGVPVAPKVSTLAPAISFIAVPTLPQ